A region of Thermoleophilaceae bacterium DNA encodes the following proteins:
- a CDS encoding ABC transporter permease gives MRAIGERLGAGVPASGAQPYFWWQVGRGVLSGRVRPYWTEVLRQSYLLAVTTGSVLLVIGLAFGFGLVVGVESSYGARLVGAPSLAAVGTAVGNLRELTPYAFAYMMAAKVSTGFVAELGTMRITEEIDALDVMGLDSLVYLGSTRLLASWLILPFVYAIAVVASYVASFLVVVVQIGQVSAGGYFELFWKYQNATDYLFSGVKGMAMATFVVLVGCYYGYTVRGGPVEVGHATARAMIVNLIGIHFIGILTSQAFWGEDAGLPVGG, from the coding sequence GTGCGAGCGATCGGCGAGCGTTTGGGGGCCGGGGTGCCCGCTTCCGGCGCGCAGCCCTACTTCTGGTGGCAGGTGGGCCGCGGCGTACTAAGCGGACGGGTGCGCCCGTACTGGACGGAAGTGCTCCGGCAGTCCTACCTACTTGCGGTCACCACGGGCTCGGTGCTCCTCGTGATCGGGCTCGCCTTCGGCTTCGGCCTCGTTGTCGGTGTCGAGTCATCGTATGGCGCTCGCCTGGTTGGAGCTCCCTCGTTGGCCGCCGTGGGGACGGCCGTCGGGAACCTCCGCGAACTCACACCGTATGCCTTCGCCTACATGATGGCGGCGAAGGTCAGTACGGGCTTCGTGGCCGAGCTCGGCACCATGCGCATCACGGAAGAGATAGACGCGTTGGACGTAATGGGGCTCGACTCGCTCGTCTACCTAGGCTCGACCCGGCTGTTGGCCTCGTGGCTGATCTTGCCCTTCGTGTACGCCATCGCTGTTGTCGCGTCCTACGTGGCGTCATTCTTGGTGGTCGTGGTGCAGATCGGCCAGGTCTCGGCAGGCGGCTATTTCGAGCTCTTCTGGAAGTACCAGAACGCGACTGACTACCTCTTCTCTGGAGTCAAGGGCATGGCCATGGCGACCTTTGTCGTGCTCGTGGGTTGCTATTACGGCTATACGGTCCGGGGCGGTCCAGTCGAGGTGGGCCACGCCACGGCGAGGGCGATGATCGTGAACCTCATAGGGATCCATTTCATCGGGATCCTGACCAGTCAAGCGTTCTGGGGCGAAGACGCCGGATTGCCGGTTGGCGGATGA
- a CDS encoding ABC transporter permease: MTVLLARTLNRGLRPPFTFGPELVSQFRFTLRICWFPLLLVSFALSFGPAGIQVSGFFGLFGAFDRMGALWQLVVTRLFAPLTSAVVLAGVAGTAICADLGARVVREEVAALNVLGVDEVKNLVAPRLFVIATCAVLFNVFALVSGMLGALLVLAQHQQSFGPFLASFFGSASTIEFAGSFIKAGLYGAMIAIVCCYKGLNVSGGPEGVGRAVNQSIVICFLAIAAIDFVFTQLLLATQPILSEPRG; this comes from the coding sequence ATGACCGTGTTGCTCGCGCGGACGCTCAACCGCGGGCTGCGCCCCCCCTTCACCTTCGGGCCGGAGCTCGTCTCGCAGTTCCGCTTCACGCTGAGGATCTGTTGGTTTCCGCTCCTTCTCGTGTCGTTCGCGCTGTCCTTCGGGCCGGCGGGCATCCAGGTATCCGGGTTCTTCGGTCTCTTCGGGGCCTTTGACCGGATGGGTGCCTTGTGGCAGCTGGTCGTGACCCGCTTGTTCGCGCCGTTGACGAGCGCAGTGGTACTGGCCGGCGTGGCGGGGACCGCCATCTGCGCCGATCTTGGCGCACGCGTGGTCCGGGAGGAGGTGGCCGCGCTCAACGTGCTCGGGGTCGATGAGGTCAAGAACTTGGTGGCACCGCGGCTGTTCGTCATCGCCACGTGTGCGGTGCTGTTCAACGTGTTTGCGCTCGTGAGCGGCATGCTGGGTGCGCTGCTCGTCCTTGCACAGCATCAACAAAGCTTCGGCCCGTTCCTCGCCTCGTTCTTCGGCAGTGCGAGCACCATCGAGTTCGCGGGCTCGTTCATAAAGGCCGGGCTCTACGGCGCGATGATCGCGATCGTCTGCTGTTACAAGGGTCTGAACGTGTCCGGCGGACCGGAGGGAGTGGGTCGTGCGGTGAACCAGTCCATCGTGATCTGCTTCCTCGCCATTGCCGCGATCGACTTCGTGTTTACGCAACTGCTGCTCGCCACGCAGCCGATCCTCTCGGAGCCGCGGGGATGA
- a CDS encoding MarR family transcriptional regulator — MLKGQDILVLLKLLASARPPTVRGLAEELRLDPGNVQRALTRLRDSGLVHGRRPQPNRAAAEEFLVHGLRYVFPAREGGPTRGIPTAWAAPPLSEQLAGTQEPPPVWPDPQGRARGHSVEPLHPKAPEAARRDPTFARWLALLDALRLGDGRVRKLAAQELRNGLRAGASGG; from the coding sequence GTGCTCAAGGGCCAAGACATCCTGGTTCTCTTGAAGCTGCTCGCCTCCGCCCGGCCCCCGACCGTTCGCGGCCTCGCCGAGGAGCTGCGGCTCGATCCCGGCAATGTGCAGCGTGCCCTGACCCGACTCCGCGACTCGGGCCTGGTCCACGGTCGGCGGCCACAGCCGAACCGAGCCGCAGCAGAGGAGTTCCTAGTGCATGGCCTTCGCTATGTCTTCCCCGCTCGCGAGGGTGGCCCGACACGCGGGATCCCGACCGCGTGGGCCGCGCCGCCGCTCAGCGAACAGCTTGCCGGGACTCAAGAGCCCCCACCGGTCTGGCCGGATCCGCAGGGCCGCGCCCGCGGCCACTCCGTCGAGCCGCTTCACCCGAAGGCTCCGGAGGCCGCTCGCCGCGACCCGACGTTCGCCCGATGGCTCGCCCTGCTCGACGCCCTTCGGCTGGGCGATGGTCGCGTCCGCAAGCTCGCCGCGCAAGAGTTGCGCAACGGTCTGCGGGCGGGAGCATCCGGCGGATGA
- a CDS encoding nucleotidyl transferase AbiEii/AbiGii toxin family protein produces MTIDLLERAHAALGELVDEVVFVGGATIALWITDPAAPPVRVTEDIDVIVEVTSRSGYYQFEDRLRKAGFREEQRVICRWLHHDSDLILDAMPADASILGFENRWQRESLPHAVDVKLPSGARIRAVPPAHLLATKLEAFAGRGKGDTLASQDFADIVALIDGREELVGEVRTAPRELGEYVADQLGKLVEGGRLLDGVYAQLRADEVSQRRAEEVVMARVQELIARRATG; encoded by the coding sequence ATGACGATCGACCTCCTCGAGCGTGCCCACGCCGCGCTCGGCGAGCTCGTCGACGAGGTGGTCTTTGTCGGTGGGGCCACGATCGCCCTCTGGATCACAGATCCCGCCGCGCCACCGGTGCGGGTGACCGAGGACATCGACGTGATCGTCGAGGTCACGAGCCGCAGTGGCTACTACCAGTTCGAGGACCGCCTCCGGAAGGCCGGGTTCCGCGAGGAGCAGCGAGTGATCTGCCGCTGGCTCCACCACGACAGCGACCTCATTCTCGACGCGATGCCCGCGGACGCCTCGATCCTCGGCTTCGAGAACCGCTGGCAGCGCGAGTCGCTCCCACACGCCGTCGACGTGAAGCTCCCGTCGGGGGCGCGCATTCGAGCGGTCCCGCCGGCCCACCTCCTCGCGACCAAGCTCGAAGCATTCGCCGGGCGCGGTAAAGGCGACACACTCGCGAGCCAGGACTTCGCCGACATCGTTGCATTGATTGACGGGCGGGAAGAGCTCGTCGGCGAGGTGCGAACAGCGCCACGAGAACTGGGCGAGTACGTCGCCGATCAGCTCGGCAAATTGGTGGAGGGCGGGCGCCTCCTGGACGGCGTGTACGCCCAGCTCCGGGCCGACGAGGTCAGTCAGCGCCGGGCGGAGGAGGTGGTGATGGCCAGGGTGCAGGAACTGATTGCCCGCCGCGCGACCGGGTGA
- a CDS encoding VTT domain-containing protein — translation MDVVSALFGPPVALGPDWLDPEVLIETFGTLGVLAIVFAESGLLVGFFLPGDSLLFTAGLLSANDTLPDIWILLLTVPIAAIAGDQVGYVIGRKAGPAVFARPDSRFFRQEYVEKSHAFFERYGGRTIIIARFVPIVRTFAPVMAGVSRMDYRTFVTYNVIGGVAWGVGVTALGYFLGQIDFVKANIEVIILTIVLISVLPIAFELLRARRSAQRAASLPSGP, via the coding sequence ATGGACGTCGTCTCCGCGCTCTTTGGCCCGCCGGTCGCGCTCGGCCCGGACTGGCTCGACCCCGAGGTCCTCATCGAGACCTTCGGGACGCTGGGCGTGCTCGCGATCGTGTTCGCCGAGTCGGGGCTGCTCGTGGGCTTCTTCCTGCCGGGCGACTCGCTGCTGTTCACGGCAGGGCTGCTGTCCGCCAACGACACGCTGCCCGACATCTGGATCCTGCTGCTCACGGTGCCGATCGCGGCCATCGCCGGCGACCAGGTGGGCTACGTCATCGGCCGCAAGGCGGGGCCTGCCGTCTTCGCCCGGCCGGACAGCCGCTTCTTCCGCCAGGAGTACGTCGAGAAGTCGCACGCCTTCTTCGAGCGCTACGGCGGCCGGACGATCATCATCGCCCGCTTCGTGCCGATCGTGCGCACGTTCGCGCCGGTCATGGCCGGCGTCTCGCGCATGGACTACCGCACGTTCGTCACCTACAACGTGATCGGCGGCGTGGCCTGGGGCGTGGGCGTCACCGCGCTCGGCTACTTCCTCGGCCAGATCGACTTCGTGAAGGCCAACATCGAGGTCATCATCCTCACGATCGTCCTCATCTCGGTGCTGCCGATCGCGTTCGAGCTGCTGCGCGCGCGGAGGTCCGCCCAGCGGGCGGCATCGCTGCCCTCCGGGCCGTAA
- a CDS encoding class I SAM-dependent methyltransferase, with the protein MGNRPGTALEVGMAGTAQAGAGAGQATAAGHCIVCGASVLESHLRVAGDAGGDGLIPTTDRFGTALADIVRCSACGHMQLARFPGEAELAEAYSEAESHDYVEEEAGQRATAREALAAIERHAGPGAILDLGCWVGFLLAEAETRGWAATGIEPSEFASGYARERLGLEVLTEGLFEAALPAGAFDAVVLGDVIEHLPDPGAALDRIATLLAPAGVLRMALPDAGSRLARTMGRRWWSVIPTHVQYFTRDSIALLLERHGWEVLEMGTAPKAFTVRYYLERIGGYSEPVARALVRTAEAARMADRIWAPDFRDRMAVIARPH; encoded by the coding sequence GTGGGGAACCGGCCCGGCACAGCACTGGAGGTGGGAATGGCCGGCACGGCCCAAGCCGGCGCGGGCGCCGGCCAGGCGACCGCCGCCGGGCACTGCATCGTCTGCGGCGCCTCGGTGCTGGAGTCGCACCTGCGCGTGGCCGGAGACGCCGGCGGCGACGGGCTGATCCCCACCACCGACCGGTTCGGCACCGCCCTCGCAGACATCGTCCGCTGCAGCGCCTGCGGCCACATGCAGCTGGCCCGGTTCCCCGGCGAGGCGGAGCTCGCGGAGGCCTATTCCGAGGCCGAGTCCCACGACTACGTCGAGGAGGAGGCGGGGCAGCGGGCCACCGCCCGCGAGGCCCTGGCCGCCATCGAGCGCCACGCCGGGCCCGGCGCCATCCTCGACCTGGGCTGCTGGGTGGGCTTCCTGCTGGCCGAGGCCGAGACGCGCGGCTGGGCGGCGACGGGCATCGAGCCCAGCGAGTTCGCGTCCGGCTACGCGCGCGAGCGGCTCGGCCTGGAGGTGCTCACGGAGGGCCTGTTCGAGGCCGCGCTGCCCGCGGGCGCGTTCGACGCCGTGGTGCTCGGGGACGTGATCGAGCACCTGCCCGACCCCGGCGCGGCACTCGACCGGATCGCCACCCTGCTCGCTCCGGCCGGCGTGCTGCGCATGGCGCTTCCGGACGCCGGCAGCCGGCTCGCGCGGACCATGGGGCGGCGCTGGTGGTCGGTCATCCCAACCCACGTCCAGTACTTCACCCGCGACAGCATCGCGCTGCTGCTCGAGCGCCACGGCTGGGAGGTGCTGGAGATGGGCACCGCGCCCAAGGCGTTCACGGTCCGCTACTACCTCGAGCGCATCGGCGGCTACTCCGAGCCCGTGGCGCGGGCGCTCGTGCGTACGGCGGAGGCCGCCCGGATGGCCGACCGCATCTGGGCGCCCGACTTCCGGGACCGGATGGCGGTCATCGCCCGGCCGCACTGA
- a CDS encoding glycosyltransferase family 2 protein: MERTLSLLSVVAPVLDEEGIVEHFYARVVDALVGVPFELVIVDDGSTDGTPQLLDGLASTDPRVKVVTLSRNFGHQAAITAGLDHASGDAVVMIDADLQDPPELIGEMLEHWRRGSDVVYAVREQRAGETRFKLATASLFYRLFARVTRMDLRQNSGDYRLFDRRALDVLLAMRERSRFLRGMSVWVGFTQTAVAYQRDARYAGETKYTLAKMLRFSLDAVSSFSHAPLQAATLLGFVFSFVAFLGIPIALLAKAADLYVPGVTSLLIVVLMLGGIQLITVGIIGEYVGRIYDEVKDRPLYIVRDRRNVESPSEEPSAGEGIPAR; the protein is encoded by the coding sequence GTGGAGCGAACGCTCTCCCTGCTCAGCGTCGTTGCGCCGGTGCTCGACGAGGAGGGCATCGTCGAGCACTTCTACGCGCGTGTCGTGGATGCCCTCGTCGGTGTCCCGTTCGAGCTGGTGATCGTCGACGACGGCTCTACCGACGGCACGCCGCAGCTGCTGGATGGGTTGGCGTCGACGGATCCGCGGGTGAAGGTGGTCACGCTGTCGCGCAACTTCGGCCATCAGGCGGCGATCACCGCGGGGCTGGATCACGCGTCGGGGGATGCGGTGGTGATGATCGACGCCGATCTCCAGGACCCGCCCGAGTTGATCGGCGAGATGCTCGAGCATTGGCGGCGCGGCTCGGACGTGGTCTATGCGGTGCGTGAGCAGCGCGCGGGCGAGACCAGGTTCAAGCTGGCCACGGCCAGTCTCTTCTATCGCCTGTTCGCGCGCGTGACGCGGATGGACCTGCGTCAGAACTCGGGCGACTACCGGCTCTTCGATCGCCGCGCGCTGGACGTGTTGTTGGCGATGCGTGAGCGCAGCCGCTTCCTGCGCGGGATGAGCGTCTGGGTCGGTTTCACCCAGACCGCGGTGGCGTATCAGCGCGACGCGCGCTACGCCGGCGAGACCAAGTACACGCTCGCCAAGATGCTGCGCTTCTCCCTCGACGCGGTGTCGTCGTTCTCCCACGCGCCGCTGCAGGCCGCCACGCTGCTCGGCTTCGTGTTCAGCTTCGTCGCCTTCCTCGGCATCCCGATCGCGCTTCTGGCCAAGGCCGCCGACCTCTACGTCCCCGGCGTCACCTCACTGCTGATCGTGGTGCTGATGTTGGGGGGGATCCAGCTGATCACCGTCGGCATCATCGGCGAGTACGTCGGGCGCATCTACGACGAGGTCAAGGACCGCCCGCTCTACATCGTGCGCGACCGCCGCAACGTGGAGAGCCCCTCCGAGGAACCAAGCGCCGGCGAGGGCATCCCTGCCCGCTAG
- a CDS encoding lysylphosphatidylglycerol synthase transmembrane domain-containing protein, which produces MPASARSLRAVGLAVSLVSVAAVVWWALNQDAPRLPDERGELLALLAALGAYAIGTALRGERWRVLLRRSDIDASRADCQGLNLVGYMGNNVLPARGGDVIRVSLLVPRVRGRARGVIGTLVAERVLDAALLLALFALLGYVLLDGVGAPGGARVAIVAGAAIALVALVAGGLALAQRHEWGRRVRAFIQPMTSATRDLRGRHGARMAAVTVVIWVFEAGTWYFTGLAAGLEIVAVEALYLVALCSVFVLIPSGPGYAGTLDAAVLFGVKAIGGTGAEAVSYLLLLRFVLLVPITLAGLIVLVTRYGGWHGRRAPLESGA; this is translated from the coding sequence CTGCCCGCTAGCGCCCGTTCCCTCCGAGCGGTCGGCCTCGCCGTCTCGCTCGTCTCCGTGGCCGCCGTGGTGTGGTGGGCGCTGAACCAGGACGCCCCCAGGCTCCCGGACGAGCGCGGCGAGCTGCTGGCGCTGCTCGCCGCCCTGGGCGCGTACGCGATCGGCACGGCGCTGCGAGGCGAGCGCTGGCGCGTGCTCCTGCGCCGCAGCGACATCGACGCCTCGCGCGCCGACTGCCAGGGGCTCAACCTCGTGGGCTACATGGGCAACAACGTGCTGCCGGCGCGCGGCGGCGACGTGATCCGCGTCTCCCTGCTCGTGCCGCGCGTGCGCGGGCGCGCGCGAGGGGTGATCGGCACGCTCGTGGCCGAGCGGGTGCTGGACGCCGCCCTCCTGCTCGCCCTGTTCGCGCTGCTGGGCTACGTGCTGCTCGACGGCGTGGGCGCGCCGGGCGGCGCACGCGTGGCCATCGTCGCCGGCGCCGCGATCGCGCTGGTGGCCCTGGTGGCCGGCGGCCTGGCGCTCGCCCAGCGCCACGAGTGGGGCCGCCGCGTGCGCGCATTCATCCAGCCGATGACCAGCGCCACGCGCGACCTGCGCGGCCGTCACGGCGCCCGCATGGCCGCCGTCACGGTCGTGATCTGGGTGTTCGAGGCGGGCACCTGGTACTTCACCGGGCTGGCCGCCGGGCTGGAGATCGTGGCGGTGGAGGCGCTCTACCTGGTGGCGCTCTGCAGCGTGTTCGTGCTCATCCCGTCCGGCCCGGGCTACGCGGGCACGCTCGACGCCGCCGTGCTGTTCGGCGTCAAGGCCATCGGCGGCACCGGCGCCGAGGCCGTCTCCTACCTCCTGCTGCTGCGCTTCGTGCTGCTCGTGCCCATCACGCTGGCGGGACTGATCGTGCTGGTGACCCGCTACGGCGGCTGGCACGGCCGCCGCGCCCCTCTGGAGAGCGGAGCGTGA
- a CDS encoding NAD(P)/FAD-dependent oxidoreductase has translation MRVAVIGAGVAGLVAAHRLGQEGHRCDVYERWPGLGGQAATLDVGGGHLLERYYHHLFTSDRHIAALYDELGMPDELEWRPSSMAFFIDGKSRPFTTPLDLLRFSPLSVRSRLRMGLAVVKLQRGAHEVGPFESETARAWIRREMGDEAYAKVWGPLLRGKFGDRADDISMAWLWGKLTLRRQLEGKEARKELLGYPGRSWEKLFERLRDSIEAGGGRVLIDRPAKAIARDGDGFLVAPAAADSFRRGHHPADFEAAGDPERYDAVLATVPSDVFLGLLDPALAAEIGSGYLDRVASVEYHTALCLLMEIDRRFSPFYWTNIADPELPFVGLIEHTNFIEPERYGGRRFLYVANYLAPGDPLLSLDPDELIAAYEPGLRKVNPEFSRGWVRERWMFREPAAQPIVTVGYHERIPPLDTGVPGLLLANTTQIYPEDRGTNYSVRLGDDAARALLSQSLSPLVRFRG, from the coding sequence GTGAGGGTCGCCGTCATCGGCGCCGGAGTGGCCGGGCTCGTGGCGGCGCACCGCCTGGGCCAGGAGGGGCACCGCTGCGACGTGTACGAGCGCTGGCCGGGCCTCGGCGGCCAGGCGGCCACCCTCGACGTGGGCGGCGGCCACCTGCTCGAGCGCTACTACCACCACCTGTTCACGAGCGACCGCCACATCGCCGCGCTCTACGACGAGCTGGGCATGCCGGACGAGCTCGAGTGGCGGCCGTCGTCGATGGCCTTCTTCATCGACGGCAAAAGCCGCCCGTTCACCACCCCGCTCGACCTGCTGCGCTTCTCGCCGCTGAGCGTGCGCTCACGCCTGCGCATGGGGCTCGCGGTGGTGAAGCTGCAGCGCGGGGCCCACGAGGTCGGCCCGTTCGAGAGCGAGACCGCGAGGGCCTGGATCCGGCGCGAGATGGGCGACGAGGCCTACGCGAAGGTCTGGGGCCCGCTGCTGCGCGGCAAGTTCGGCGACCGCGCCGACGACATCTCCATGGCGTGGCTGTGGGGCAAGCTCACGCTGCGCCGCCAGCTCGAGGGCAAGGAGGCGCGCAAGGAGCTGCTCGGCTACCCGGGGCGCAGCTGGGAGAAGCTGTTCGAGCGCCTGCGCGACTCGATCGAGGCCGGCGGCGGGCGCGTGCTCATCGACCGCCCGGCCAAGGCCATCGCCCGCGACGGCGACGGCTTCCTGGTTGCCCCCGCCGCCGCCGACTCGTTCCGCCGCGGCCACCACCCCGCGGACTTCGAGGCCGCCGGCGATCCCGAGCGCTACGACGCCGTGCTCGCCACCGTGCCCTCCGACGTCTTCCTCGGCCTGCTCGACCCCGCGCTGGCCGCCGAGATCGGGAGCGGCTACCTCGACCGCGTGGCCTCGGTGGAGTACCACACGGCGCTGTGCCTGCTGATGGAGATCGACAGGCGCTTCAGCCCCTTCTACTGGACGAACATCGCCGACCCCGAGCTGCCGTTCGTCGGGCTGATCGAGCACACCAACTTCATCGAGCCCGAGCGCTACGGCGGCCGCCGCTTCCTCTACGTGGCCAACTACCTCGCGCCGGGCGACCCACTGCTCTCGCTCGACCCCGACGAGCTGATCGCGGCCTACGAGCCGGGGTTGCGCAAGGTCAACCCGGAGTTCTCGCGCGGGTGGGTGCGCGAGCGCTGGATGTTCCGCGAGCCCGCCGCCCAGCCGATCGTCACCGTGGGCTACCACGAGCGCATCCCGCCGCTCGACACAGGCGTGCCGGGGCTCCTGCTCGCCAACACCACCCAGATCTATCCCGAGGACCGCGGCACCAACTACAGCGTGCGGCTGGGCGACGACGCGGCACGGGCGCTGCTGTCGCAGAGCCTTTCGCCGCTGGTACGGTTCCGCGGGTGA